The following are encoded in a window of Carya illinoinensis cultivar Pawnee chromosome 15, C.illinoinensisPawnee_v1, whole genome shotgun sequence genomic DNA:
- the LOC122296981 gene encoding disease resistance protein RUN1-like, whose amino-acid sequence MISNSLHPLYDVFLSFRGEDTRDTFTAHLSYALTRRGILTYLDEDELRRGDEISPALLQAIEGSRIFIIVLSKNYASSTWCLDELLKILDQYKKSKQQMVLPVFYHVDPSNVRHQRESFEEALAKHAKKLNLDMKLQLWKAALQEVANLSGYHLRNGNESKFIEGIVQDISRFIVNHSYLPVAKYPVGLDSRVRDIMNLHLSVGTNDVQMVGILGLGGIGKTTLAKAIYNSIAFRFEASCFLSIDSDTSNQVNHLVKLQEKLLLKISGDCRSLKIDSIDMGIITIKRMLRSKRVLLILDGVDHLTQLEILAGACDWFGRGSRIIITTRDQHLLTTHGVDSTYMMTG is encoded by the exons ATGATATCCAACTCTCTACATCCA CTCTACGATGTGTTCTTGAGCTTTAGAGGAGAAGATACTCGTGATACTTTTACTGCCCATCTCTCCTATGCTTTGACTCGAAGGGGAATCCTCACCTACTTAGATGAGGATGAGCTTAGAAGAGGTGATGAAATTTCACCTGCACTTCTCCAAGCTATAGAAGGTTCAAGAATTTTCATCATTGTACTCTCAAAAAATTATGCATCATCCACATGGTGCTTGGACGAGTTATTAAAGATTCTTGATCAGTATAAAAAATCAAAGCAACAAATGGTTCTACCCGTGTTTTACCACGTAGATCCATCGAATGTACGTCAtcaaagagagagttttgaggAAGCATTGGCTAAGCATGCTAAGAAATTGAATTTAGATATGAAGTTGCAGCTATGGAAGGCAGCCCTTCAAGAAGTTGCCAATTTGTCCGGATACCATCTCAGAAATGG gaatgaATCTAAATTCATTGAAGGAATCGTTCAAGACATCTCAAGATTTATAGTAAATCATTCATATTTACCTGTTGCGAAGTATCCGGTTGGCTTAGACTCCCGGGTACGGGATATCATGAATTTGCATTTAAGTGTTGGAACAAATGACGTACAAATGGTAGGGATCTTGGGACTTGGTGGAATTGGTAAGACAACTCTAGCCAAAGCAATTTATAACTCGATTGCTTTTCGATTTGAAGCTAGTTGTTTTCTTTCAATTGATAGCGACACTTCCAATCAAGTGAATCATTTGGTCAAATTGCAagagaaacttcttttaaagaTCTCAGGAGACTGTAGAAGTTTGAAGATTGATAGTATTGATATGGGAATCATTACGATAAAGCGCATGCTTCGTTCTAAAAGAGTTCTTCTAATTCTTGATGGTGTAGACCACTTGACCCAATTAGAAATATTAGCTGGTGCTTGTGATTGGTTTGGTAGAGGAAGTAGAATCATCATCACAACAAGAGATCAACACTTGTTGACTACTCATGGAGTTGATTCAACATACATGATGACGGGATGA